From Aedes albopictus strain Foshan chromosome 1, AalbF5, whole genome shotgun sequence, one genomic window encodes:
- the LOC109421116 gene encoding chloride channel protein 2 isoform X6 — MKREDSGFLNEEEKKTIKQEIRWKSFQELLGVRDNKFFKASSWLWRNTFARLGEDWVFLALLGIIMALLSYVMDKGISMCTNSRVWLYRDLTNHPVAQYLAWVSLPVCLILFSAGFVHLVAPQSIGSGIPEMKTILRGVALKEYLTFKTLVAKVIGLTATLGSGMPLGKEGPFVHIASIVSQLLSKIITSFQSIYENESRNTEMLAAACAVGVGACFAAPVGGVLFSIEVTTTYFAVRNYWRGFFAAVCGATVFRLLAVWFQKADTVTALFATNFTADFPFDPQELFVFALIGLVSGLGGALYVWVHRKYVLFMRSNKRMNKFLQKNRFLYPGIVSLIVATLSFPLGFGQFIAGELSTHEQVHQLFSNFTWSKNELTVEQAAIVSNWRTAGTNVFINLIVYLLFTFFFSIVASTIPVPSGIFIPVFKIGAAFGRLVGEAMHLWFPYGVRYGGKLAPIIPGGYSVVGAAAFSGAVTHTVSVGVIVFEMTGQITHIVPVMIASLVSNAVAALLQPSMYDSIILIKKLPYLPDLLPSGSGMYNIYVEDFMVRNVKFIWKGISYQKLKEILKANKGLRSLPIVDSPESPVLLGSVQRYELIKMIDKHIGREKRLEVAAKWMKEAEEKAREEQERLRREAEELQKTRRPSRFEVSPAPDILKLRERANNEMLPPQAKKETSTGFSPVFGTQPKKSILKKTNSFTLKGFTPLSPHSPTHTPYTTITGGTESRIRSAFDIIFRKSATLQDVTPDPEVGSIGTPSISGTEGIPLTPGISKKVQLPRERVIDMSAEDQKAWELEEMGKPIDVENLHIDPAPFQLVERTSILKVHSLFSMVGINHAYVTNVGKLVGVVALKELRQAIENVNSGTLTPESVKQKQEEEAKALAQKEAENGDRLTFLVVAKS; from the exons atgGAAATCGTTTCAGGAGCTGTTGGGAGTGCGGGATAACAAATTTTTCAAAGCCTCCTCATGGCTGTGGCGGAATACGTTCGCGCGGCTCGGCGAGGACTGGGTGTTCCTGGCCCTGCTCGGCATCATCATGGCCCTGCTGTCCTACGTGATGGACAAAGGCATCTCGATGTGCACAAACT CACGAGTATGGCTGTACCGAGATCTCACCAATCACCCGGTGGCGCAGTACCTTGCGTGGGTGTCCCTGCCGGTGTGTCTGATCCTGTTTTCGGCCGGATTCGTCCACCTGGTCGCACCGCAGAGCATAGGCTCCGGTATCCCGGAGATGAAGACCATCCTGCGAGGGGTGGCCCTGAAAGAGTATCTCACCTTCAAGACGCTGGTTGCCAAAGTGATAGGCCTGACGGCGACGCTGGGGTCCGGGATGCCCCTCGGCAAAGAAGGTCCCTTTGTACATATAGCTAGTATAGTATCgcagttgttaagtaaaatcatCACGTCATTCCAATCGATCTACGAGAATGAATCCCGCAACACGGAAATGCTGGCCGCGGCTTGTGCCGTGGGTGTGGGTGCGTGCTTCGCTGCACCAGTTGGCGGGGTCCTGTTCAGCATTGAGGTCACAACGACCTACTTTGCTGTGCGAAACTACTGGCGGGGCTTCTTTGCGGCCGTGTGCGGTGCGACCGTGTTCCGACTGTTAGCCGTGTGGTTCCAGAAGGCGGACACCGTGACGGCCTTGTTTGCCACCAACTTCACTGCCGACTTTCCGTTCGACCCGCAAGAGCTGTTTGTATTTGCGTTGATTGG CCTTGTCAGTGGCCTGGGAGGAGCGTTGTATGTTTGGGTCCACCGAAAGTATGTACTATTTATGCGATCAAACAAGCGGATGAACAAGTTCCTGCAAAAGAA CCGATTCCTGTACCCTGGCATTGTGTCACTGATAGTGGCCACCCTATCATTCCCCCTCGGGTTTGGCCAGTTCATAGCCGGAGAGTTGAGCACCCACGAGCAGGTTCACCAGCTCTTCTCCAACTTCACCTGGAGCAAGAACGAGCTCACCGTCGAGCAGGCTGCCATCGTGTCCAACTGGCGAACGGCCGGCACCAATGTGTTTATCAATCTCATCGTATATCTGTTGTTCACG TTCTTCTTTTCCATCGTTGCTTCGACCATTCCGGTTCCGTCTGGTATCTTTATTCCTGTGTTCAAAATTGGCGCCGCCTTTGGAAGGCTTGTTGGTGAAGCGATGCACCTGTGGTTCCCTTACGGAGTTCGTTACGGAGGCAAGCTGGCTCCCATCATCCCCGGAGGCTACTCCGTCGTAGGGGCAGCTGCTTTTTCCGGAGCTGTTACGCACACTGTATCAGTGGGCGTAATTGTGTTCGAAATGACTGGCCAGATTACTCACATAGTGCCGGTGATGATCGCCTCACTGGTTTCAAATGCGGTAGCTGCACTACTGCAGCCGTCCATGTACGATAGTATTATACTCATCAAAAAGCTACCCTATCTACCCGATTTGCTGCCCAGTGGATCAGGAATGTACAACATCTATGTCGAGGATTTCATGGTTAGAAATGTGAAATTCATCTGGAAGGGAATCTCGTATCAGAAGCTTAAGGAAATTCTCAAAGCTAACAAAGGTCTAAGAAGTTTACCCATCGTGGACAGTCCGGAAAGTCCCGTATTGCTCGGTAGCGTTCAACGATACGAGCTGATCAAAATGATCGATAAACACATTGGACGTGAGAAACGCTTGGAAGTAGCTGCCAAGTGGATGAAGGAAGCCGAAGAGAAGGCCCGTGAAGAACAAGAACGACTCAGGCGAGAAGCTGAGGAACTGCAGAAAACCCGTCGACCATCGAGATTCGAAGTTAGCCCCGCACCTGATATTCTGAAGCTCCGGGAACGAGCCAACAACGAAATGTTACCACCGCAAGCGAAGAAAGAGACATCGACCGGATTTAGTCCCGTGTTCGGCACGCAACCGAAAAAATCCATTCTCAAAAAAACTAACTCATTTACGTTGAAAGGATTTACGCCGCTATCGCCGCATAGTCCAACCCATACTCCGTACACTACCATCACCGGAGGTACCGAGAGTCGAATCAGGTCCGCATTCGACATCATCTTCCGCAAGTCGGCCACCCTGCAGGATGTAACTCCCGATCCGGAAGTGGGTTCCATCGGCACACCAAGCATTTCTGGCACCGAGGGAATACCGCTGACACCGGGCATTTCCAAGAAGGTTCAACTGCCACGGGAACGCGTCATCGACATGTCGGCCGAAGACCAGAAGGCCTGGGAACTGGAAGAAATGGGTAAACCGATTGACGTGGAAAATCTACACATTGACCCTGCGCCATTCCAGCTGGTGGAACGAACCTCCATTCTGAAGGTCCACTCACTGTTCTCGATGGTGGGCATCAACCATGCGTATGTGACGAATGTTGGAAAGCTGGTCGGTGTGGTGGCTCTAAAAGAG CTCCGACAAGCGATCGAGAACGTCAACAGCGGAACGCTGACGCCGGAATCGGTGAAACAGAAACAAGAGGAGGAAGCAAAAGCCTTGGCTCAAAAAG
- the LOC109421116 gene encoding chloride channel protein 2 isoform X5, with product MYGRYTKDLGEYAKDEARRLRLLERRRKKDDKARNKELLGVRDNKFFKASSWLWRNTFARLGEDWVFLALLGIIMALLSYVMDKGISMCTNSRVWLYRDLTNHPVAQYLAWVSLPVCLILFSAGFVHLVAPQSIGSGIPEMKTILRGVALKEYLTFKTLVAKVIGLTATLGSGMPLGKEGPFVHIASIVSQLLSKIITSFQSIYENESRNTEMLAAACAVGVGACFAAPVGGVLFSIEVTTTYFAVRNYWRGFFAAVCGATVFRLLAVWFQKADTVTALFATNFTADFPFDPQELFVFALIGLVSGLGGALYVWVHRKYVLFMRSNKRMNKFLQKNRFLYPGIVSLIVATLSFPLGFGQFIAGELSTHEQVHQLFSNFTWSKNELTVEQAAIVSNWRTAGTNVFINLIVYLLFTFFFSIVASTIPVPSGIFIPVFKIGAAFGRLVGEAMHLWFPYGVRYGGKLAPIIPGGYSVVGAAAFSGAVTHTVSVGVIVFEMTGQITHIVPVMIASLVSNAVAALLQPSMYDSIILIKKLPYLPDLLPSGSGMYNIYVEDFMVRNVKFIWKGISYQKLKEILKANKGLRSLPIVDSPESPVLLGSVQRYELIKMIDKHIGREKRLEVAAKWMKEAEEKAREEQERLRREAEELQKTRRPSRFEVSPAPDILKLRERANNEMLPPQAKKETSTGFSPVFGTQPKKSILKKTNSFTLKGFTPLSPHSPTHTPYTTITGGTESRIRSAFDIIFRKSATLQDVTPDPEVGSIGTPSISGTEGIPLTPGISKKVQLPRERVIDMSAEDQKAWELEEMGKPIDVENLHIDPAPFQLVERTSILKVHSLFSMVGINHAYVTNVGKLVGVVALKELRQAIENVNSGTLTPESVKQKQEEEAKALAQKEAENGDRLTFLVVAKS from the exons GAGCTGTTGGGAGTGCGGGATAACAAATTTTTCAAAGCCTCCTCATGGCTGTGGCGGAATACGTTCGCGCGGCTCGGCGAGGACTGGGTGTTCCTGGCCCTGCTCGGCATCATCATGGCCCTGCTGTCCTACGTGATGGACAAAGGCATCTCGATGTGCACAAACT CACGAGTATGGCTGTACCGAGATCTCACCAATCACCCGGTGGCGCAGTACCTTGCGTGGGTGTCCCTGCCGGTGTGTCTGATCCTGTTTTCGGCCGGATTCGTCCACCTGGTCGCACCGCAGAGCATAGGCTCCGGTATCCCGGAGATGAAGACCATCCTGCGAGGGGTGGCCCTGAAAGAGTATCTCACCTTCAAGACGCTGGTTGCCAAAGTGATAGGCCTGACGGCGACGCTGGGGTCCGGGATGCCCCTCGGCAAAGAAGGTCCCTTTGTACATATAGCTAGTATAGTATCgcagttgttaagtaaaatcatCACGTCATTCCAATCGATCTACGAGAATGAATCCCGCAACACGGAAATGCTGGCCGCGGCTTGTGCCGTGGGTGTGGGTGCGTGCTTCGCTGCACCAGTTGGCGGGGTCCTGTTCAGCATTGAGGTCACAACGACCTACTTTGCTGTGCGAAACTACTGGCGGGGCTTCTTTGCGGCCGTGTGCGGTGCGACCGTGTTCCGACTGTTAGCCGTGTGGTTCCAGAAGGCGGACACCGTGACGGCCTTGTTTGCCACCAACTTCACTGCCGACTTTCCGTTCGACCCGCAAGAGCTGTTTGTATTTGCGTTGATTGG CCTTGTCAGTGGCCTGGGAGGAGCGTTGTATGTTTGGGTCCACCGAAAGTATGTACTATTTATGCGATCAAACAAGCGGATGAACAAGTTCCTGCAAAAGAA CCGATTCCTGTACCCTGGCATTGTGTCACTGATAGTGGCCACCCTATCATTCCCCCTCGGGTTTGGCCAGTTCATAGCCGGAGAGTTGAGCACCCACGAGCAGGTTCACCAGCTCTTCTCCAACTTCACCTGGAGCAAGAACGAGCTCACCGTCGAGCAGGCTGCCATCGTGTCCAACTGGCGAACGGCCGGCACCAATGTGTTTATCAATCTCATCGTATATCTGTTGTTCACG TTCTTCTTTTCCATCGTTGCTTCGACCATTCCGGTTCCGTCTGGTATCTTTATTCCTGTGTTCAAAATTGGCGCCGCCTTTGGAAGGCTTGTTGGTGAAGCGATGCACCTGTGGTTCCCTTACGGAGTTCGTTACGGAGGCAAGCTGGCTCCCATCATCCCCGGAGGCTACTCCGTCGTAGGGGCAGCTGCTTTTTCCGGAGCTGTTACGCACACTGTATCAGTGGGCGTAATTGTGTTCGAAATGACTGGCCAGATTACTCACATAGTGCCGGTGATGATCGCCTCACTGGTTTCAAATGCGGTAGCTGCACTACTGCAGCCGTCCATGTACGATAGTATTATACTCATCAAAAAGCTACCCTATCTACCCGATTTGCTGCCCAGTGGATCAGGAATGTACAACATCTATGTCGAGGATTTCATGGTTAGAAATGTGAAATTCATCTGGAAGGGAATCTCGTATCAGAAGCTTAAGGAAATTCTCAAAGCTAACAAAGGTCTAAGAAGTTTACCCATCGTGGACAGTCCGGAAAGTCCCGTATTGCTCGGTAGCGTTCAACGATACGAGCTGATCAAAATGATCGATAAACACATTGGACGTGAGAAACGCTTGGAAGTAGCTGCCAAGTGGATGAAGGAAGCCGAAGAGAAGGCCCGTGAAGAACAAGAACGACTCAGGCGAGAAGCTGAGGAACTGCAGAAAACCCGTCGACCATCGAGATTCGAAGTTAGCCCCGCACCTGATATTCTGAAGCTCCGGGAACGAGCCAACAACGAAATGTTACCACCGCAAGCGAAGAAAGAGACATCGACCGGATTTAGTCCCGTGTTCGGCACGCAACCGAAAAAATCCATTCTCAAAAAAACTAACTCATTTACGTTGAAAGGATTTACGCCGCTATCGCCGCATAGTCCAACCCATACTCCGTACACTACCATCACCGGAGGTACCGAGAGTCGAATCAGGTCCGCATTCGACATCATCTTCCGCAAGTCGGCCACCCTGCAGGATGTAACTCCCGATCCGGAAGTGGGTTCCATCGGCACACCAAGCATTTCTGGCACCGAGGGAATACCGCTGACACCGGGCATTTCCAAGAAGGTTCAACTGCCACGGGAACGCGTCATCGACATGTCGGCCGAAGACCAGAAGGCCTGGGAACTGGAAGAAATGGGTAAACCGATTGACGTGGAAAATCTACACATTGACCCTGCGCCATTCCAGCTGGTGGAACGAACCTCCATTCTGAAGGTCCACTCACTGTTCTCGATGGTGGGCATCAACCATGCGTATGTGACGAATGTTGGAAAGCTGGTCGGTGTGGTGGCTCTAAAAGAG CTCCGACAAGCGATCGAGAACGTCAACAGCGGAACGCTGACGCCGGAATCGGTGAAACAGAAACAAGAGGAGGAAGCAAAAGCCTTGGCTCAAAAAG
- the LOC109421116 gene encoding chloride channel protein 2 isoform X4: MVRMATLKKERTRRHHPLLWDSKYSTIEMYGRYTKDLGEYAKDEARRLRLLERRRKKDDKARNKELLGVRDNKFFKASSWLWRNTFARLGEDWVFLALLGIIMALLSYVMDKGISMCTNSRVWLYRDLTNHPVAQYLAWVSLPVCLILFSAGFVHLVAPQSIGSGIPEMKTILRGVALKEYLTFKTLVAKVIGLTATLGSGMPLGKEGPFVHIASIVSQLLSKIITSFQSIYENESRNTEMLAAACAVGVGACFAAPVGGVLFSIEVTTTYFAVRNYWRGFFAAVCGATVFRLLAVWFQKADTVTALFATNFTADFPFDPQELFVFALIGLVSGLGGALYVWVHRKYVLFMRSNKRMNKFLQKNRFLYPGIVSLIVATLSFPLGFGQFIAGELSTHEQVHQLFSNFTWSKNELTVEQAAIVSNWRTAGTNVFINLIVYLLFTFFFSIVASTIPVPSGIFIPVFKIGAAFGRLVGEAMHLWFPYGVRYGGKLAPIIPGGYSVVGAAAFSGAVTHTVSVGVIVFEMTGQITHIVPVMIASLVSNAVAALLQPSMYDSIILIKKLPYLPDLLPSGSGMYNIYVEDFMVRNVKFIWKGISYQKLKEILKANKGLRSLPIVDSPESPVLLGSVQRYELIKMIDKHIGREKRLEVAAKWMKEAEEKAREEQERLRREAEELQKTRRPSRFEVSPAPDILKLRERANNEMLPPQAKKETSTGFSPVFGTQPKKSILKKTNSFTLKGFTPLSPHSPTHTPYTTITGGTESRIRSAFDIIFRKSATLQDVTPDPEVGSIGTPSISGTEGIPLTPGISKKVQLPRERVIDMSAEDQKAWELEEMGKPIDVENLHIDPAPFQLVERTSILKVHSLFSMVGINHAYVTNVGKLVGVVALKELRQAIENVNSGTLTPESVKQKQEEEAKALAQKEAENGDRLTFLVVAKS, encoded by the exons GAGCTGTTGGGAGTGCGGGATAACAAATTTTTCAAAGCCTCCTCATGGCTGTGGCGGAATACGTTCGCGCGGCTCGGCGAGGACTGGGTGTTCCTGGCCCTGCTCGGCATCATCATGGCCCTGCTGTCCTACGTGATGGACAAAGGCATCTCGATGTGCACAAACT CACGAGTATGGCTGTACCGAGATCTCACCAATCACCCGGTGGCGCAGTACCTTGCGTGGGTGTCCCTGCCGGTGTGTCTGATCCTGTTTTCGGCCGGATTCGTCCACCTGGTCGCACCGCAGAGCATAGGCTCCGGTATCCCGGAGATGAAGACCATCCTGCGAGGGGTGGCCCTGAAAGAGTATCTCACCTTCAAGACGCTGGTTGCCAAAGTGATAGGCCTGACGGCGACGCTGGGGTCCGGGATGCCCCTCGGCAAAGAAGGTCCCTTTGTACATATAGCTAGTATAGTATCgcagttgttaagtaaaatcatCACGTCATTCCAATCGATCTACGAGAATGAATCCCGCAACACGGAAATGCTGGCCGCGGCTTGTGCCGTGGGTGTGGGTGCGTGCTTCGCTGCACCAGTTGGCGGGGTCCTGTTCAGCATTGAGGTCACAACGACCTACTTTGCTGTGCGAAACTACTGGCGGGGCTTCTTTGCGGCCGTGTGCGGTGCGACCGTGTTCCGACTGTTAGCCGTGTGGTTCCAGAAGGCGGACACCGTGACGGCCTTGTTTGCCACCAACTTCACTGCCGACTTTCCGTTCGACCCGCAAGAGCTGTTTGTATTTGCGTTGATTGG CCTTGTCAGTGGCCTGGGAGGAGCGTTGTATGTTTGGGTCCACCGAAAGTATGTACTATTTATGCGATCAAACAAGCGGATGAACAAGTTCCTGCAAAAGAA CCGATTCCTGTACCCTGGCATTGTGTCACTGATAGTGGCCACCCTATCATTCCCCCTCGGGTTTGGCCAGTTCATAGCCGGAGAGTTGAGCACCCACGAGCAGGTTCACCAGCTCTTCTCCAACTTCACCTGGAGCAAGAACGAGCTCACCGTCGAGCAGGCTGCCATCGTGTCCAACTGGCGAACGGCCGGCACCAATGTGTTTATCAATCTCATCGTATATCTGTTGTTCACG TTCTTCTTTTCCATCGTTGCTTCGACCATTCCGGTTCCGTCTGGTATCTTTATTCCTGTGTTCAAAATTGGCGCCGCCTTTGGAAGGCTTGTTGGTGAAGCGATGCACCTGTGGTTCCCTTACGGAGTTCGTTACGGAGGCAAGCTGGCTCCCATCATCCCCGGAGGCTACTCCGTCGTAGGGGCAGCTGCTTTTTCCGGAGCTGTTACGCACACTGTATCAGTGGGCGTAATTGTGTTCGAAATGACTGGCCAGATTACTCACATAGTGCCGGTGATGATCGCCTCACTGGTTTCAAATGCGGTAGCTGCACTACTGCAGCCGTCCATGTACGATAGTATTATACTCATCAAAAAGCTACCCTATCTACCCGATTTGCTGCCCAGTGGATCAGGAATGTACAACATCTATGTCGAGGATTTCATGGTTAGAAATGTGAAATTCATCTGGAAGGGAATCTCGTATCAGAAGCTTAAGGAAATTCTCAAAGCTAACAAAGGTCTAAGAAGTTTACCCATCGTGGACAGTCCGGAAAGTCCCGTATTGCTCGGTAGCGTTCAACGATACGAGCTGATCAAAATGATCGATAAACACATTGGACGTGAGAAACGCTTGGAAGTAGCTGCCAAGTGGATGAAGGAAGCCGAAGAGAAGGCCCGTGAAGAACAAGAACGACTCAGGCGAGAAGCTGAGGAACTGCAGAAAACCCGTCGACCATCGAGATTCGAAGTTAGCCCCGCACCTGATATTCTGAAGCTCCGGGAACGAGCCAACAACGAAATGTTACCACCGCAAGCGAAGAAAGAGACATCGACCGGATTTAGTCCCGTGTTCGGCACGCAACCGAAAAAATCCATTCTCAAAAAAACTAACTCATTTACGTTGAAAGGATTTACGCCGCTATCGCCGCATAGTCCAACCCATACTCCGTACACTACCATCACCGGAGGTACCGAGAGTCGAATCAGGTCCGCATTCGACATCATCTTCCGCAAGTCGGCCACCCTGCAGGATGTAACTCCCGATCCGGAAGTGGGTTCCATCGGCACACCAAGCATTTCTGGCACCGAGGGAATACCGCTGACACCGGGCATTTCCAAGAAGGTTCAACTGCCACGGGAACGCGTCATCGACATGTCGGCCGAAGACCAGAAGGCCTGGGAACTGGAAGAAATGGGTAAACCGATTGACGTGGAAAATCTACACATTGACCCTGCGCCATTCCAGCTGGTGGAACGAACCTCCATTCTGAAGGTCCACTCACTGTTCTCGATGGTGGGCATCAACCATGCGTATGTGACGAATGTTGGAAAGCTGGTCGGTGTGGTGGCTCTAAAAGAG CTCCGACAAGCGATCGAGAACGTCAACAGCGGAACGCTGACGCCGGAATCGGTGAAACAGAAACAAGAGGAGGAAGCAAAAGCCTTGGCTCAAAAAG
- the LOC115255928 gene encoding chloride channel protein 2-like, with translation MSKGKLPEQKSLLPGSPPSIIITKQSDTASSDDNDIEEVPEGLGYTPTLMYGRYTKDLGQYARRLSVIEQKRRENDQARYQELLAQEDKHSKCFKAYSWFWRRTFARLGEDWVILALLGFIMAMLSHVLDKGIAACTNSRTWMYQEFEGQPAMQYFVWVSMSVCLVMFSAGFVHLVAPQAIGSGIPEMKTIIRGVALKDYLTFRTLVAKLVGLMASLGSGMPIGKEGPFVHISSIVSQLLSKIASFKSIYENESHNSDMLVAACGVGVAACFAAPVGGVLYSIEVTTSYFAVRNYWRGFFGSICGAALFQLLALWFQKVNTVSALFPTYFTADFPFGPQELLVFALMGVVAGFGGASFVWLHRKYVLFVRNNKPLNKFLQLNRFIYPFIVSFIVASLLFPLGFGQFIAGGLDTHHQVHQLFSNFTWSHNAHTVEEERIASNWRTPYTGAVGNLALYLLFQYSFSIICTTLPVPSGMFIPMFKIGSGYGRLVGEAMALLFPLGVSYSGQRMPIIPGGYAVVGAAAFAGAVSHSVSVGVMVLEMTGQITHFVPVMVASLISNWVAALFQPSLYESYIEMKKLPYLPDLQPSAGNMYEIYVEDFMVRDIKYIWKGISYHNLKNILKSNKQLRCLPIVESPDNPILLGSVQRLELIQLLDNHVGRKKRLEVAAKWIEEEQKREEQEQLKREEEEKQRSRRPSRFEVCPAPDILELRERANNEMLPPQAKKEISSLLSPEFEPSSKKSILKRTNSFPSKGFIPQTHAESSYATITGATVNRIRSAFDIIFRKSGTLSDVSPDPEVGSNGTITAPKKVQLPKARIIDMSIEEQKIWERKEMAKPIDIDNLPIDPAPFQLVEHTSILKVHSLFAMASINLAYVTNIGKLVGVVALKELRHAVQGVNNGTLTPESVKQKYEEEARKMPEKDAKYYDASSNEPLLPKEDRNDSSDKKASDIITSLDSPFCFVDDCSDQLGLNHLGVDDRTSNITIRSIDNITCCNNNENSNNNNNSHLQPQ, from the exons ATGTCGAAAGGAAAATTGCCCGAACAGAAGAGCTTGCTGCCGGGGTCACCACCTAGCATCATCATCACCAAGCAAAGTGATACGGCCAGTTCAGATGACAACGACATAGAAGAAGTACCGGAAGGCTTAGGCTATACGCCTACATTG ATGTATGGTCGTTACACCAAAGACCTAGGACAATACGCCCGACGATTGAGTGTCATTGAGCAGAAGAGAAGAGAGAACGACCAAGCAAGATATCAG GAGCTGCTAGCACAAGAAGACAAGCACAGTAAATGTTTCAAAGCCTATTCATGGTTCTGGCGGAGGACGTTCGCCCGACTCGGTGAGGATTGGGTGATTTTGGCATTGCTGGGCTTCATAATGGCCATGTTGTCGCACGTGCTGGACAAGGGCATTGCTGCGTGTACAAATT CTCGAACATGGATGTATCAGGAGTTCGAGGGTCAACCAGCGATGCAGTACTTTGTGTGGGTGTCCATGTCAGTTTGTCTGGTCATGTTCTCCGCTGGATTCGTGCATCTGGTGGCACCACAGGCTATTGGATCCGGTATTCCGGAGATGAAAACCATTATCCGAGGAGTTGCGTTGAAGGATTACCTAACGTTCAGGACGTTGGTTGCCAAGTTAGTTGGTCTGATGGCGTCCTTGGGATCCGGAATGCCCATCGGCAAGGAAGGGCCGTTCGTTCACATATCTAGTATAGTGTCGCAGTTACTGAGTAAAATTGCGTCGTTCAAATCAATCTACGAAAATGAATCGCACAACTCGGACATGCTAGTGGCGGCCTGTGGCGTCGGTGTGGCTGCATGCTTCGCAGCACCGGTTGGTGGAGTCCTGTATAGTATCGAGGTCACTACGTCCTATTTTGCTGTTAGGAACTATTGGAGAGGATTTTTCGGTTCCATTTGCGGTGCTGCCTTATTTCAGTTGTTAGCTTTATGGTTCCAGAAGGTAAATACGGTGTCAGCGCTGTTCCCAACGTACTTCACAGCTGACTTTCCATTCGGACCACAAGAGTTGTTGGTGTTTGCGTTGATGGG TGTTGTTGCTGGCTTTGGCGGAGCTTCATTTGTCTGGTTACATAGAAAGTATGTACTATTTGTTCGCAATAACAAGCCGTTGAACAAATTTCTCCAACTGAA TCGATTCATTTATCCCTTCATTGTGTCCTTCATTGTGGCATCACTTTTATTCCCACTTGGATTTGGACAATTTATTGCCGGTGGGCTAGATACCCACCACCAGGTTCATCAGTTATTTTCGAACTTCACCTGGAGTCACAATGCACACACCGTCGAGGAAGAACGGATCGCGTCAAATTGGCGAACGCCTTACACTGGTGCGGTAGGAAACCTTGCCCTATATTTGCTATTCCAG TACTCCTTCTCAATTATTTGCACAACCTTGCCGGTCCCATCCGGTATGTTCATTCCCATGTTCAAAATTGGTTCCGGATACGGACGACTCGTTGGTGAAGCCATGGCTTTGCTATTTCCCCTCGGTGTATCCTACTCTGGTCAGCGAATGCCCATCATCCCAGGAGGATATGCCGTCGTGGGAGCAGCAGCGTTTGCCGGAGCCGTATCACACTCGGTCTCAGTGGGCGTCATGGTACTGGAAATGACTGGCCAGATTACGCATTTCGTTCCCGTGATGGTGGCTTCGTTGATTTCCAACTGGGTTGCGGCTCTATTCCAACCATCTCTGTACGAAAGTTACATAGAAATGAAGAAACTGCCTTATCTGCCAGACCTACAGCCCAGCGCTGGCAACATGTATGAAATCTACGTCGAGGACTTTATGGTTCGGGATATAAAATACATCTGGAAGGGAATAAGTTATCATAACCTCAAGAACATCCTGAAATCCAATAAACAATTGAGATGTCTACCGATTGTGGAAAGTCCCGATAACCCCATCTTATTGGGGAGCGTCCAACGACTGGAACTTATTCAGTTGCTCGATAATCATGTAGGGCGCAAGAAACGCCTGGAAGTTGCGGCCAAGTGGATCGAAGAAGAACAGAAACGAGAAGAACAAGAACAACTGAAACGTGAAGAGGAAGAGAAGCAACGAAGTCGGCGTCCGTCGAGATTTGAAGTTTGCCCGGCTCCAGATATTCTTGAGCTTCGCGAGCGTGCAAACAATGAGATGTTACCACCCCAAGCGAAAAAAGAAATATCGTCCTTACTTTCTCCTGAATTCGAACCTAGTTCCAAAAAATCCATCCTCAAGAGGACAAACTCTTTCCCTAGTAAAGGGTTCATTCCGCAGACCCACGCCGAAAGTTCATATGCAACCATAACCGGAGCAACCGTTAACCGTATCAGATCTGCTTTCGACATCATCTTCCGCAAATCGGGTACCCTGTCAGATGTAAGCCCTGATCCGGAAGTTGGCTCCAATGGAACCATCACAGCGCCCAAAAAAGTCCAACTGCCAAAAGCACGCATCATTGATATGTCCATTGAAGAGCAGAAAATTTGGGAACGGAAAGAAATGGCTAAACCGATCGATATCGACAATTTACCCATTGACCCGGCTCCGTTCCAGCTGGTGGAGCACACTTCTATTTTGAAAGTACATTCGCTGTTTGCGATGGCAAGCATCAATCTGGCGTATGTGACGAACATCGGAAAACTGGTCGGCGTGGTGGCTCTCAAGGAG CTACGCCATGCGGTCCAGGGTGTTAACAATGGAACGCTCACACCAGAATCCGTGAAACAGAAATACGAGGAAGAGGCTAGAAAAATGCCCGAAAAAG ATGCCAAATACTACGATGCGTCCTCCAATGAACCGCTACTGCCGAAGGAAGATCGAAACGATAGCAGTGACAAAAAAGCAAGCGATATCATTACATCTTTGGATTCGCCGTTTTGCTTCGTTGATGACTGCTCGGACCAGCTCGGCCTGAACCACCTGGGGGTTGATGACCGAACTAGCAATATAACCATTCGCAGTATCGACAACATTACCTGTTGCAATAACAACGAAAAtagcaataacaataacaatagccATTTACAGCCACAGTAA